The Rhododendron vialii isolate Sample 1 chromosome 8a, ASM3025357v1 genome has a window encoding:
- the LOC131335794 gene encoding transcription factor MYB1-like has translation MGRRPCCAKEGLNRGAWTAIEDEILTDYIKLHGEGKWRNLPSSAGLNRCGKSCRLRWLNYLRPDIKRGNITRDEEDLIVRLHNLLGNRWSLIAGRLPGRTDNEIKNYWNTNICKKVQGHRSSTATNHKPRNQARGKKSSSRIDEPKPNTGSSVVRTKASRCTKLLISPEAQNLRDSFCDRVVGPGLVDDVSPFAPMEDNSLDFVMDFNQVDEKFLSDFLHDDFAPLCDIDQNGLETGDTSTNTSSSSPSSDQTFLFSGEIMLCDLDLHSVAPLPDTGIDCLEDQ, from the exons atgggtagaAGGCCTTGTTGTGCAAAGGAAGGATTGAACAGAGGGGCATGGACTGCAATTGAAGACGAAATTCTAACAGATTACATCAAACTCCATGGTGAAGGAAAATGGAGAAACCTTCCCAGTAGTGCAGGGCTCAACAGATGTGGGAAGAGTTGTCGGCTTCGTTGGCTGAATTACCTTAGACCTGATATTAAGAGAGGAAACATCACACGTGATGAAGAGGACCTCATCGTTAGACTCCACAACCTCCTTGGAAACag ATGGTCTTTGATAGCTGGACGGCTTCCGGGTCGGACCGACaatgaaattaaaaattattggaaCACCAACATTTGCAAAAAAGTGCAAGGCCACCGCAGCAGTACTGCCACGAACCACAAGCCCCGTAATCAAGCCAGAGGTAAAAAATCGAGTTCCAGAATTGATGAGCCAAAGCCAAATACAGGATCATCTGTAGTCCGGACCAAGGCATCGAGGTGCACCAAGCTTTTGATCAGCCCAGAGGCGCAGAATCTGCGGGACTCCTTTTGCGATCGGGTGGTGGGTCCGGGGCTTGTCGATGACGTGTCGCCATTTGCGCCCATGGAAGATAATTCGCTCGATTTCGTGATGGATTTCAATCAGGTGGACGAGAAGTTCCTATCTGATTTCCTTCACGATGATTTCGCACCGTTGTGCGATATCGATCAGAACGGGCTTGAAACAGGGGATACTAGCACTAACACAAGCTCTTCATCTCCAAGTTCTGATCAGACCTTCTTGTTCTCCGGTGAAATCATGTTATGTGACTTGGATCTTCACTCAGTGGCACCTCTTCCGGATACGGGCATAGATTGTCTGGAAGATCAGTAA
- the LOC131335796 gene encoding ubiquitin-like protein ATG12 isoform X1 gives MASESSKSARKVVVHLRATGDAPILKQAKFKIGGTDKFAKVIDFLRRQLHRETLFVYVNSAFSPNPDELVIDLYNVSFYVLSSFSHVFWISMLYITAIMLRLNCQIVVKPNHILFFVSMWAQL, from the exons ATGGCATCGGAGTCCTCGAAATCTGCTCGTAAAG TTGTTGTCCATCTAAGAGCAACTGGTGACGCCCCAATTCTCAAGCAAGCCAAGTTCAAG ATTGGAGGTACTGATAAGTTTGCTAAAGTGATTGACTTTCTTCGTCGCCAGCTTCACAGGGAGACATTG TTTGTTTATGTCAACAGTGCCTTCTCACCCAACCCAGACGAGCTGGTGATTGATCTGTATAATGTAAGTTTTTACGTTTTAAGTTCATTTTCTCATGTTTTTTGGATAAGTATGCTTTATATTACAGCAATTATGTTAAGGTTAAATTGTCAGATAGTAGTCAAACCTAACCATATTCTGTTTTTTGTATCTATGTGGGCTCAGTTGTAA
- the LOC131335796 gene encoding ubiquitin-like protein ATG12 isoform X3, translating to MASESSKSARKVVVHLRATGDAPILKQANSQIGGTDKFAKVIDFLRRQLHRETLFVYVNSAFSPNPDELVIDLYNNFGFDGKLVVNYACSMAWG from the exons ATGGCATCGGAGTCCTCGAAATCTGCTCGTAAAG TTGTTGTCCATCTAAGAGCAACTGGTGACGCCCCAATTCTCAAGCAAGCCAA TTCCCAGATTGGAGGTACTGATAAGTTTGCTAAAGTGATTGACTTTCTTCGTCGCCAGCTTCACAGGGAGACATTG TTTGTTTATGTCAACAGTGCCTTCTCACCCAACCCAGACGAGCTGGTGATTGATCTGTATAAT AACTTCGGTTTTGATGGAAAGCTGGTGGTTAACTATGCTTGCTCCATGGCATGGGGCTAA
- the LOC131335796 gene encoding ubiquitin-like protein ATG12 isoform X2, with amino-acid sequence MASESSKSARKVVVHLRATGDAPILKQAKFKIGGTDKFAKVIDFLRRQLHRETLFVYVNSAFSPNPDELVIDLYNNFGFDGKLVVNYACSMAWG; translated from the exons ATGGCATCGGAGTCCTCGAAATCTGCTCGTAAAG TTGTTGTCCATCTAAGAGCAACTGGTGACGCCCCAATTCTCAAGCAAGCCAAGTTCAAG ATTGGAGGTACTGATAAGTTTGCTAAAGTGATTGACTTTCTTCGTCGCCAGCTTCACAGGGAGACATTG TTTGTTTATGTCAACAGTGCCTTCTCACCCAACCCAGACGAGCTGGTGATTGATCTGTATAAT AACTTCGGTTTTGATGGAAAGCTGGTGGTTAACTATGCTTGCTCCATGGCATGGGGCTAA
- the LOC131335795 gene encoding transcription factor MYB1-like gives MAPMAEESIKIDRKKDDKSVKKEMMNRGAWTAEEDRKLAEVIEIHGPKRWKKIATKAGLDRCGKSCRLRWMNYLRPNIKRGNITDQEEDLILRLHKLLGNRWSLIAGRLPGRTDNEIKNYWNSHLSKKINQVEKHREGSRREGSRSKRRRVVEKASKEGEGEDSKSNGCEDSKDEFDRDDFFDFSNESPLTLEWVSKFLELDNNQCELS, from the exons atgGCTCCTATGGCAGAAGAGTCCATCAAAATTGACAGGAAAAAAGACGATAAGTCAGTTAAGAAGGAGATGATGAACAGGGGTGCATGGACGGCTGAGGAAGATAGAAAACTAGCAGAGGTTATTGAAATCCATGGTCCAAAGAGGTGGAAGAAAATTGCAACCAAAGCAG ggCTCGATCGATGCGGTAAGAGTTGCAGACTGAGATGGATGAATTACTTAAGGCCGAATATCAAGAGAGGAAACATAACTGATCAAGAAGAAGACTTGATTCTTCGGCTTCATAAACTCCTAGGAAACAG ATGGTCTTTGATTGCTGGAAGACTACCAGGCCGAACAGATAATGAAATCAAGAACTACTGGAATTCTCATTTGAGCAAGAAAATAAATCAAGTGGAGAAACACAGGGAAGGCTCAAGAAGAGAGGGCTCCAGGAGTAAGAGAAGAAGGGTAGTAGAGAAGGCCAGCAAGGAGGGGGAAGGAGAGGACAGTAAATCTAACGGTTGTGAGGACTCGAAGGACGAATTCGATCGTGAcgatttctttgatttctccAATGAGAGTCCCCTGACTTTAGAGTGGGTTAGCAAATTTCTTGAACTAGATAATAACCAATGTGAATTATCATAA